From a region of the Molothrus ater isolate BHLD 08-10-18 breed brown headed cowbird chromosome 27, BPBGC_Mater_1.1, whole genome shotgun sequence genome:
- the PHB1 gene encoding prohibitin 1, whose translation MAAKVFESIGKLGLGLAVAGGVVNSALYNVDAGHRAVIFDRFRGVQDVVVGEGTHFLIPWVQKPIIFDCRSRPRNVPVITGSKDLQNVNITLRILFRPVTAQLPRIFTSIGEDYDERVLPSITTEILKSVVARFDAGELITQRELVSRQVSEDLTERAATFGLILDDVSLTHLTFGKEFTEAVEMKQVAQQEAERARFIVEKAEQQKKAAVISAEGDSKAAELIANSLATAGDGLIELRKLEAAEDIAYQLSRSRNITYLPSGQSVLLQLPQ comes from the exons ATGGCTGCCAAGGTGTTCGAGAGCATCGGGAAGCTCGGCCTGGGCTTGGCTGTGGCGGGGGGAGTCGTCAATTCTGCTCTTTACAACG TGGAcgcagggcacagagctgtgatCTTCGACCGCTTCCGGGGGGTGCAGGACGTGGTGGTGGGCGAGGGCACCCATTTCCTGATCCCCTGGGTGCAGAAACCCATCATCTTCGACTGCCGCTCGCGGCCCCGCAACGTGCCCGTCATCACCGGCAGCAAag acctgCAGAACGTGAACATCACGCTGCGGATCCTGTTCCGGCCCGTGACGGCGCAGCTGCCGCGCATCTTCACCAGCATCGGCGAGGACTACGACGAGCGCGTGCTGCCCTCCATCACCACCGAGATCCTCAAGTCCGTGGTG GCGCGCTTTGACGCGGGTGAGCTGATCACGCAGCGGGAGCTGGTGTCCCGGCAGGTCAGCGAGGACCTCACCGAGCGCGCGGCCACCTTCGGCCTCATCCTGGACGACGTGTCCCTg ACCCACCTGACCTTTGGCAAGGAGTTCACGGAGGCGGTGGAGATGAAGCAGGTGGCGCAGCAGGAGGCGGAGCGGGCCAGGTTCATCGTGGAGAAG gcCGAGCAGCAGAAGAAGGCAGCTGTGATCTCTGCAGAGGGCGACTccaaggctgcagagctgaTTGCCAACTCTCTGGCCACGGCGGGGGACGGGCTGATCGAGCTGCGCAAGCTGGAGGCGGCCGAGGACATCGCGTACCAGCTCTCGCGCTCGCGCAACATCACCTACCTGCCCTCGGGCCAGTccgtgctgctgcagctgccccagtga